A window of the Cannabis sativa cultivar Pink pepper isolate KNU-18-1 chromosome X, ASM2916894v1, whole genome shotgun sequence genome harbors these coding sequences:
- the LOC133032119 gene encoding uncharacterized protein LOC133032119 yields the protein MTQHIRGTCGLTSNKEVPTILYEDNAACIDQLKGGYIKGDRTKHISPKFFFTHNLQENGDIDVQQIRSSDNLADLFTKSLPTSTFEKMVHKIGMRRLKDLHEFQNEGD from the coding sequence ATGACACAACATATTCGAGGAACATGTGGATTAACATCTAATAAAGAAGTACCAAcaattctctatgaagataatgctGCTTGCATTGATCAACTTAAAGGAGGGTACATTAAAGGAGACAGAACTAAACATATTTCACCAAAATTCTTCTTTACACACAATCTTCAAGAAAATGGTGATATCGATGTTCAACAAATTCGATCAAGCGATAATCTTGCAGACTTATTCACGAagtcattaccaacatcaacttttGAGAAGATGGTTCACAAGATTGGAATGCGTCGATTAAAGGATCTCCATGAATTCCAAAATGAGGGGGATTAA